The Zingiber officinale cultivar Zhangliang chromosome 9A, Zo_v1.1, whole genome shotgun sequence genome window below encodes:
- the LOC122019407 gene encoding uncharacterized protein LOC122019407 has protein sequence MARNSPCIEKEDLGEVIDQDREERLIELEAGEAGEKKEPDKKSARLPDCLLLMLYEPKLSMEVSKETWVCSNDFLHRRLRHPIYQPWHPSKPSAAVAMTATSAGSNNDKDEVENKEVVTSILPAIPHPPPPSRQPTPSTVPEKSRGNASAAMTPVPPSVYGPLALTRCESEQMRSSAKLTPDACFWKDRHRPIGAAGIGL, from the coding sequence ATGGCGCGAAATTCTCCGTGCATAGAAAAAGAAGACTTGGGTGAAGTAATCGATCAGGACAGGGAGGAAAGGCTAATAGAACTGGAAGCTGGAGAAGCTGGTGAGAAGAAAGAGCCCGACAAGAAGAGCGCGAGGTTGCCCGACTGCCTTCTCCTAATGTTGTATGAGCCAAAGTTATCAATGGAGGTATCTAAGGAAACATGGGTCTGCAGCAACGACTTCTTACACCGGCGGCTTCGCCACCCGATTTACCAACCTTGGCATCCTTCCAAACCCTCTGCTGCCGTCGCTATGACTGCCACCAGCGCCGGAAGCAACAATGACAAAGATGAGGTAGAGAATAAGGAAGTTGTCACTTCGATCCTCCCAGCGATACCTCATCCGCCTCCGCCATCTCGTCAACCAACGCCATCCACTGTACCGGAGAAGTCGAGGGGCAACGCTAGTGCAGCGATGACGCCGGTGCCACCTTCAGTGTATGGACCATTAGCACTGACACGGTGCGAGTCAGAGCAGATGAGGTCGTCGGCAAAACTGACACCGGACGCTTGCTTTTGGAAGGACCGGCATCGGCCAATTGGGGCCGCCGGAATCGGATTATGA